A genomic stretch from Leptospira johnsonii includes:
- a CDS encoding FecR domain-containing protein, giving the protein MKYLNDGRIVVTALVLLLLFFSGLLYLYANAGPKTGTNKVVGQLKTKQLKILRKLDSEVIWEELGESDPIRYRDTIRTEEGSEAVLLFTDGENSAEIRMDERSMILVEDTDKISFVSGSLSATGGGSGNLQISSGDTKISLGNSDLKISKDESKALNLEVKQGEAKVVSSSGENTVGKNQSAELKDGKVEVHSLNLETVSPPDKTYFPLAGETLPVKFEWKNSPSIKTFRLEVARDSGFRTGLKKLNAGGTNASISLPNGSYYWRLAGKNPQSGKDEFSSSKNFKLISWNKPRLVSPTNKEVFSYTETAPPVRFQWSTFDSQTKYKLEVSSDANFKQIVYTGDSSAGFLKWEPKLEGQFFARVKMSSDKQGFAELSSDAISFVLRKSEQAEPPKLLKPLQGEEIGIRIFKAGSFFSWSSNKEFKSYSLDIAVDSDFKNIIFSKSTNSNFIKPDLDWKEGTYFWRIKASSNSEGEISSSIGKFTLKPLGFIRLSFPKDGSELGHPVDGKLQFRWDRPDPSGTYKLEVSKDPNFASKVFETSVRSGQNSVPLPGPGDYYWKVTLLSPEGEVLTSSPSSGFKTSDSAPFVSPVYPRDRDKIDLDEKASLSFYWEIEGKSEAYILELLEADQKTLKTVFKKEIKGESYDYRELYRLREGKYQWRLSAKYRDSSGQVRTTLPLTRDFEVIMSATFKAPEILTPKEFYVE; this is encoded by the coding sequence GTACGCCAACGCAGGTCCTAAGACTGGGACCAACAAAGTTGTAGGGCAACTCAAGACAAAACAACTCAAAATATTAAGAAAACTTGATTCTGAAGTCATCTGGGAGGAGTTGGGTGAGTCCGACCCCATCCGATACAGAGACACAATACGCACGGAAGAAGGTTCCGAAGCAGTATTACTTTTTACTGATGGAGAAAATTCCGCAGAGATCAGAATGGACGAAAGAAGTATGATCCTTGTGGAAGATACCGACAAGATCAGCTTCGTATCGGGTTCACTTTCCGCGACCGGCGGAGGATCGGGCAATTTACAGATAAGCTCGGGAGATACAAAGATCTCGCTTGGAAATTCGGATCTAAAAATTTCCAAAGACGAGAGCAAAGCCCTAAACCTAGAAGTAAAACAAGGAGAAGCCAAGGTAGTCTCCTCTTCCGGAGAGAATACGGTAGGTAAAAATCAGTCTGCAGAACTGAAAGACGGTAAAGTTGAAGTTCATTCTTTAAACCTAGAAACGGTTTCTCCTCCGGACAAAACGTATTTTCCTTTGGCAGGTGAAACACTTCCTGTCAAATTCGAATGGAAAAATTCTCCAAGTATCAAAACTTTCAGATTGGAAGTTGCCAGAGATTCAGGATTCAGAACAGGTTTAAAAAAATTGAATGCAGGTGGAACGAACGCCTCCATCTCACTTCCTAACGGTTCTTATTATTGGAGACTTGCAGGAAAAAATCCTCAGTCCGGAAAAGACGAATTTAGTTCTTCTAAAAACTTTAAATTGATCTCTTGGAATAAACCAAGACTTGTCTCCCCTACTAATAAAGAAGTATTCTCTTATACTGAAACTGCACCTCCAGTCCGATTCCAATGGAGTACATTCGATTCCCAGACAAAATATAAGCTGGAAGTTTCTTCCGATGCGAACTTTAAACAAATCGTATATACTGGGGACTCTTCTGCGGGATTCTTAAAATGGGAACCTAAGTTGGAAGGACAATTTTTTGCTCGGGTCAAAATGAGTTCCGATAAACAGGGGTTTGCCGAATTGAGTTCGGATGCGATTTCTTTCGTTTTACGCAAATCGGAACAGGCAGAACCTCCTAAACTTCTAAAACCTTTACAGGGCGAAGAGATTGGCATCCGTATCTTTAAGGCAGGCTCCTTCTTTAGTTGGAGTTCCAACAAGGAATTCAAATCTTATTCCCTGGATATTGCCGTTGATTCCGATTTCAAAAATATAATTTTCTCCAAATCGACTAACTCCAATTTTATAAAGCCGGATCTGGATTGGAAAGAAGGTACATACTTCTGGAGAATTAAAGCAAGTTCTAATTCTGAAGGAGAGATCTCTTCTTCCATTGGTAAGTTCACCTTAAAACCTCTGGGCTTCATAAGACTCTCCTTTCCGAAGGACGGATCCGAGTTAGGTCATCCAGTGGACGGTAAATTACAATTCAGATGGGACAGACCGGATCCTAGCGGAACTTATAAATTAGAAGTTTCTAAAGATCCTAACTTTGCTTCGAAAGTATTCGAAACCTCCGTGCGTTCCGGACAAAATTCAGTCCCACTTCCAGGACCTGGGGACTATTATTGGAAAGTTACTCTTCTTTCTCCGGAGGGGGAAGTGCTGACCTCCAGTCCTTCTTCCGGATTTAAGACCTCGGACTCCGCTCCATTTGTCTCTCCTGTATATCCAAGGGATAGAGATAAGATAGACCTGGATGAGAAAGCGAGTTTGTCATTTTATTGGGAAATTGAAGGCAAATCCGAGGCGTACATTTTGGAACTTTTAGAGGCAGACCAAAAAACACTAAAAACGGTCTTCAAAAAGGAAATTAAGGGAGAATCCTACGACTATCGAGAGTTGTATAGGTTAAGAGAAGGAAAATACCAGTGGAGACTGAGCGCAAAATACAGGGACAGCTCCGGACAAGTCCGCACCACCCTTCCTTTGACCAGGGATTTCGAAGTAATCATGTCCGCTACTTTCAAGGCGCCGGAGATCTTGACTCCTAAGGAATTTTATGTTGAGTAA